In Rheinheimera sp. MM224, one DNA window encodes the following:
- the tnpA gene encoding IS200/IS605 family transposase: protein MSRYQQASHVFWRCQYHIVWTPKYRFRILKDNVGKEVWRCIQVYSAQLGCEVVELNVQIDHVHLVIKVPPKISISKLMGALKGKIALKLFSKFPHLRKNKMWGNRFWQRGYFVDSVGINEDIIRRYVRHQEKMERQEQAELALD, encoded by the coding sequence ATGAGTAGATATCAGCAAGCATCGCATGTGTTCTGGCGGTGTCAATACCATATAGTCTGGACGCCGAAGTACAGATTCAGGATATTGAAAGATAATGTAGGCAAGGAGGTCTGGCGTTGTATTCAGGTATACAGTGCTCAGTTGGGTTGTGAAGTCGTAGAACTTAATGTGCAGATAGACCATGTGCATCTGGTGATAAAAGTCCCACCGAAGATATCAATATCGAAGTTAATGGGTGCATTGAAGGGAAAAATAGCGTTGAAATTGTTCAGTAAATTCCCGCATTTGAGAAAGAACAAGATGTGGGGTAATCGATTCTGGCAACGTGGTTATTTCGTAGATTCAGTGGGGATCAACGAGGATATAATTAGGCGCTATGTAAGACATCAGGAAAAAATGGAACGTCAGGAACAGGCGGAACTAGCACTGGACTAG